From one Planktothrix agardhii NIES-204 genomic stretch:
- a CDS encoding phosphoglucomutase, whose translation MNIRTVSTQPFNDQKPGTSGLRKSVPAFQKPHYLENFVQAIFDTQEGYEGGTLILGGDGRYYNRQAIQIILKMAAANGVGKVLVGSGGIVSTPAASCIIRENRAFGGIILSASHNPGGPEGDFGIKFNGSNGGPAVEKITEAIYARTLVIDRYNIMEAADINLDQPGSFKLGTMDVEVLDSVQPYRSLMESLFDFDLIQKLLTSGKFRMCVDSMHAVTGPYACAIFENRLGATPGTVVNGIPLEDFGGGHPDPNLVYAHDLVEIMFGENAPDFGAASDGDGDRNMILGNNFFVTPSDSLAIITANAHLVPGYKGGLAGVARSMPTSQAPDRVAAKLGINCYETPTGWKFFGNLLDAGKATLCGEESFGTGSNHVREKDGLWAVLFWLNILAVRQESVEDIVRSHWQTYGRNYYSRHDYEEVETEKANQLVDQLQAILPNLKGKQYGSYQVEYSDNFSYTDPVDNSISNNQGIRIGFTDGSRIVFRLSGTGTKGATLRVYLESYEPDPTKHNLDPQEALGELITIADEIAQIKTITGRQQPTVIT comes from the coding sequence ATGAATATTCGTACCGTTTCAACTCAACCCTTTAACGACCAAAAACCGGGAACATCCGGCCTACGCAAGTCCGTTCCTGCCTTTCAAAAACCCCATTACCTAGAAAATTTCGTTCAGGCGATTTTTGATACCCAAGAGGGGTATGAAGGCGGAACCCTAATTTTAGGTGGAGATGGTCGCTACTATAACCGCCAAGCCATTCAAATTATCTTAAAAATGGCCGCTGCTAACGGCGTTGGAAAGGTTCTCGTCGGATCTGGGGGCATTGTTTCCACTCCAGCCGCATCTTGTATAATCCGCGAAAATCGAGCCTTTGGGGGGATTATTCTCTCTGCAAGCCATAACCCCGGAGGGCCAGAAGGAGATTTTGGGATCAAGTTCAACGGCAGTAATGGTGGGCCAGCCGTCGAAAAAATCACCGAAGCGATTTATGCCCGTACCCTGGTGATTGACCGCTACAACATCATGGAGGCGGCTGATATTAATTTAGATCAACCCGGAAGTTTTAAACTGGGAACCATGGACGTTGAGGTGCTCGATTCCGTCCAACCCTACAGGTCATTGATGGAATCCTTATTTGATTTTGACCTAATTCAAAAATTATTAACTTCGGGTAAGTTTCGGATGTGTGTGGACTCCATGCACGCGGTAACTGGCCCCTATGCCTGCGCCATTTTTGAAAACCGCTTAGGGGCCACACCCGGAACCGTGGTCAATGGTATTCCCTTAGAGGATTTTGGTGGCGGTCATCCCGATCCTAATTTAGTTTATGCCCATGATTTAGTCGAAATTATGTTCGGGGAAAATGCCCCGGATTTTGGGGCGGCGTCCGATGGAGATGGCGATCGCAATATGATTTTAGGAAATAATTTTTTTGTCACCCCCAGTGATAGTTTAGCCATCATCACCGCCAATGCCCATTTAGTTCCCGGATATAAAGGCGGTTTAGCCGGGGTAGCCCGTTCCATGCCCACTTCCCAAGCGCCTGATCGTGTGGCGGCAAAATTAGGCATAAACTGTTATGAAACCCCTACCGGATGGAAGTTTTTCGGCAATTTATTAGATGCAGGAAAAGCTACATTATGCGGGGAAGAAAGTTTTGGAACCGGATCAAATCATGTTCGGGAAAAAGATGGATTATGGGCGGTATTATTCTGGTTAAATATTTTAGCCGTCCGTCAAGAATCCGTGGAAGATATTGTTCGCAGTCATTGGCAAACCTACGGACGCAATTATTATTCTCGCCATGATTATGAAGAAGTAGAAACAGAAAAAGCCAATCAATTAGTTGATCAATTACAGGCAATTTTACCAAATCTAAAAGGTAAACAATACGGTTCCTATCAAGTCGAATATAGTGATAATTTTAGCTATACCGATCCGGTGGATAATAGTATTAGTAATAATCAGGGGATTCGGATTGGGTTTACCGATGGTTCTCGGATTGTCTTTCGGTTATCAGGGACGGGAACTAAAGGGGCAACCTTACGGGTTTATTTAGAAAGTTATGAACCCGACCCCACTAAACACAATTTAGATCCCCAAGAGGCGCTAGGAGAATTAATTACTATTGCCGATGAAATTGCCCAAATCAAAACCATAACCGGACGTCAACAACCCACTGTTATTACTTAA
- a CDS encoding DALR anticodon binding protein, producing the protein MLTLAGRLGAQLGRTLGCLGINTADSQEIPVNRIKNQTGVIYGSAIALKLASRLHQSPLDLATSIGLKFQTLNAELGKFPPDVTIQVLPSGMLQFEFTDLGIAAWLEQMIRYPWVSTPIQDRQILPDLFGIQYSHARCCSLLRLGDRDQLITLEASNLISTLPLKISPHSPPIPWLNPQEKLQFTQSYEYQLLTESVNLVDILFCSASPQKWLKIADQFSQSFQQFYRYCQIWGEVKQGKTELAQARLGLVFITQFLLKILLEEKLGIMAPLDL; encoded by the coding sequence ATGCTAACTCTAGCAGGAAGGTTAGGGGCACAACTGGGAAGAACCTTGGGTTGTTTAGGAATTAATACGGCTGACTCTCAGGAAATTCCCGTAAATCGGATTAAAAATCAAACTGGCGTAATCTATGGATCGGCGATCGCCCTGAAATTAGCTTCCCGTTTGCATCAATCCCCTTTGGATCTGGCCACGTCCATCGGTCTGAAGTTCCAAACCCTCAACGCAGAATTAGGTAAATTCCCGCCGGATGTCACAATTCAGGTATTACCTTCGGGGATGTTGCAGTTTGAGTTCACCGATCTCGGAATTGCCGCTTGGTTAGAACAAATGATCCGATATCCCTGGGTATCCACTCCAATTCAGGATCGGCAAATTCTGCCCGATCTATTTGGGATTCAATATAGTCATGCTCGCTGTTGTTCCTTATTGCGTCTGGGCGATCGCGATCAGTTAATTACCTTAGAAGCATCTAACCTAATTTCTACATTACCCTTAAAAATTAGTCCCCATTCTCCCCCAATTCCCTGGTTAAATCCCCAGGAAAAACTACAATTTACCCAAAGTTATGAATATCAGCTACTAACCGAATCTGTGAATCTGGTTGATATTCTATTCTGTTCTGCTAGTCCTCAAAAATGGCTCAAAATTGCCGATCAATTTAGCCAAAGTTTTCAACAATTTTATCGTTATTGTCAAATCTGGGGAGAAGTCAAACAAGGCAAAACTGAGTTAGCTCAAGCTAGACTAGGTTTGGTTTTTATTACCCAATTTCTCCTTAAAATTTTATTAGAAGAAAAACTAGGAATTATGGCTCCCCTAGACCTCTAG
- a CDS encoding DevH transcriptional regulator — protein sequence MMQSSPIPTDSNRPFLTWQRITDWAQEHYRCRSFSKDERIPARPGLLYLVQRGTVRLVGSAELKYAESKPKSRPRNRKLDQAFLGFVGAGQPFELIAQSPFSLQAYSHADDTTILWMYWHDLDNWPHFRREVLDAFRYQHQRKLLWLSILGQRRTIDRLLGFLTLLIEEHGEYYTSGDREDGFKGYRLPWSLTHSQIGSAIGTTRVTVTRLMGKLRQQNLIYTQDDNFICIPVDPETQNQTSDLTAESGFEEEE from the coding sequence ATGATGCAGTCTTCCCCGATTCCGACCGATTCTAACCGACCGTTTTTAACTTGGCAACGGATTACTGACTGGGCGCAGGAACATTACCGTTGTCGAAGTTTCAGTAAAGATGAGCGGATTCCAGCCCGTCCGGGGTTACTTTATTTAGTGCAACGGGGTACCGTCCGGTTAGTGGGTAGCGCCGAACTAAAATATGCCGAGAGTAAACCCAAATCCAGACCGCGTAATCGCAAATTAGACCAAGCCTTTTTGGGTTTTGTCGGTGCGGGTCAACCCTTTGAATTAATTGCCCAGTCGCCCTTTAGCCTGCAAGCCTATAGCCACGCCGATGATACAACGATTTTATGGATGTATTGGCATGACTTGGATAACTGGCCCCATTTTCGTCGGGAAGTCCTCGATGCTTTCCGGTATCAACATCAACGGAAATTACTGTGGTTAAGTATATTGGGTCAACGACGTACCATTGACCGACTTCTAGGATTTTTGACCTTACTGATTGAAGAACACGGCGAGTATTATACCAGTGGTGACAGGGAAGATGGGTTTAAGGGTTATCGTCTCCCTTGGTCATTAACTCATTCTCAAATTGGTAGTGCGATCGGGACTACACGGGTTACTGTAACCCGGCTGATGGGGAAACTCCGTCAACAAAACCTGATTTATACTCAGGATGATAACTTCATCTGTATTCCCGTTGACCCGGAAACCCAGAATCAAACCTCAGATTTAACAGCAGAATCAGGCTTTGAGGAAGAAGAATAA
- a CDS encoding 5'-methylthioadenosine phosphorylase, with product MTQVKIGIIGGSGLYKMEAFTDVEEMHIDTPFGQPSDAILVGTLEGMRVAFLARHGRTHRFLPTELPYRANIYALKSLGVEYIISASAVGSLKEEFKPLDLVVPDQFIDRTNQRVSTFFGNGAVAHITFGDPFCPQLSKVLGEAIASLNLPNIDYHLSGTYVCMEGPAFSTKAESNLYRSWGGTIIGMTNLTEAKLAREAEIAYTTLALVTDYDCWHPDHDHVTVEMVIQNLHKNAVNAQQVIQETVRRLKYHLPKSQAHSALKYAILTPLNQIPSDRRQQLELLLKKYI from the coding sequence ATGACTCAGGTTAAAATTGGCATTATTGGTGGCAGTGGGTTGTATAAGATGGAGGCATTTACCGATGTGGAGGAAATGCACATTGATACTCCCTTTGGTCAACCTTCCGATGCTATTTTGGTGGGAACTTTAGAAGGAATGCGCGTGGCATTTCTGGCCAGACATGGACGCACCCATAGATTTTTGCCGACGGAATTACCCTATCGGGCTAATATTTATGCCCTCAAAAGTTTAGGAGTTGAATATATTATTTCTGCTTCGGCGGTGGGTTCATTAAAAGAAGAATTTAAACCTTTAGATTTAGTTGTTCCTGATCAATTTATTGATCGAACTAATCAACGGGTTTCTACTTTTTTTGGGAATGGTGCTGTGGCTCATATTACCTTTGGTGATCCTTTTTGTCCGCAATTATCAAAAGTATTAGGAGAAGCGATCGCTAGTTTAAATTTACCCAATATAGATTATCATTTATCGGGAACTTATGTCTGTATGGAGGGGCCAGCCTTTTCTACCAAAGCCGAATCTAATTTATATCGTAGTTGGGGGGGAACAATTATTGGAATGACCAATTTAACCGAAGCCAAATTAGCCCGGGAAGCGGAAATTGCCTATACAACTTTAGCCTTAGTTACCGATTATGATTGTTGGCATCCAGACCATGATCATGTCACCGTAGAAATGGTAATTCAAAATCTCCATAAAAATGCGGTCAATGCTCAACAAGTCATTCAAGAAACCGTGCGCCGTTTAAAATATCATTTACCAAAATCCCAAGCCCATTCTGCCTTGAAATATGCGATTTTAACCCCCTTAAATCAAATTCCCTCTGATCGCAGACAACAGTTAGAATTATTGTTAAAAAAATATATCTAA